In Banduia mediterranea, the following proteins share a genomic window:
- the uraH gene encoding hydroxyisourate hydrolase — protein MGKLTTHVLDTASGRPAAALTLELFRLDGGRRSLLRAQTNKDGRADAPLLDAAAFEAGRYELVFDVADYFRAQGTALPEPPFLDEVVLRFGIAEPTQHYHVPLLVSPWSYSTYRGS, from the coding sequence ATGGGCAAACTGACGACGCACGTACTCGACACCGCCAGCGGCCGACCGGCTGCCGCGCTGACGCTGGAGCTGTTCCGCCTGGACGGCGGACGTCGCTCGCTGCTGCGCGCACAAACCAACAAGGACGGCCGCGCCGACGCGCCACTGCTCGACGCCGCCGCCTTCGAAGCCGGACGCTACGAACTGGTGTTCGACGTGGCCGATTACTTTCGCGCCCAGGGCACGGCCCTGCCCGAACCGCCTTTTCTGGATGAGGTGGTGTTGCGCTTCGGCATCGCCGAACCCACGCAGCATTACCACGTGCCGCTGCTGGTCTCGCCGTGGAGCTACTCCACCTACCGCGGCAGTTGA
- a CDS encoding BMP family ABC transporter substrate-binding protein, with protein sequence MNRMKRLGLSLMSLAAGLLVAGSAWAADPLKVAFVYVGPVGDAGWTYAHEQGRLALVEALGDQVDTTYVESVPEGADAERVIRQLAADGNQLIFTTSFGYMTATHKVARMFPKVAFEHATGFKTGRNVGVYEARTYEGAYLLGVLAGSLSKSNKLGYVGSFPIPEVIRNINAFTLGAQSVNPDIKTKVIWVNTWYDPGKERQAAETLIAQGADVMCQNTDSPATLQVAQEKGVYACGWDSDMSRFAPDAQISAAILNWGPFYIETAQSVMDGSWKPADIKGGIANDMIQMAPLLPAIPEDGVAAFEARKAALADGSFAPFQGPLLDQGGKLKVAEDDALSSEALMSMNWYVAGVEGAIPK encoded by the coding sequence ATGAACAGAATGAAGCGGTTGGGTTTGAGCTTGATGAGTCTCGCGGCGGGTCTGCTCGTCGCCGGCAGCGCCTGGGCTGCGGACCCGCTGAAGGTGGCGTTTGTCTACGTGGGGCCGGTCGGCGACGCCGGCTGGACCTATGCGCATGAGCAGGGCCGGCTGGCGCTGGTCGAGGCGCTGGGCGATCAGGTCGACACCACCTATGTCGAAAGCGTGCCGGAAGGCGCGGACGCAGAACGCGTGATCCGCCAGCTGGCGGCGGACGGCAACCAGCTGATCTTCACCACCTCGTTCGGCTACATGACCGCGACCCACAAGGTCGCGCGGATGTTCCCGAAAGTCGCTTTCGAACACGCGACCGGCTTCAAGACCGGGCGCAATGTCGGCGTCTACGAAGCGCGCACCTATGAAGGGGCCTACCTGCTCGGTGTGCTCGCCGGCAGTCTCAGCAAGAGCAACAAGCTGGGTTATGTCGGCTCGTTCCCGATTCCCGAAGTGATTCGCAACATCAATGCGTTCACGCTCGGCGCGCAGAGCGTGAATCCGGACATCAAGACCAAGGTCATCTGGGTCAACACCTGGTACGACCCCGGCAAGGAACGCCAGGCGGCCGAAACCCTGATCGCGCAGGGCGCGGACGTGATGTGTCAGAACACGGATTCGCCCGCCACGCTGCAGGTGGCGCAGGAAAAAGGCGTGTACGCCTGCGGCTGGGATTCGGACATGTCGCGCTTTGCGCCGGACGCGCAGATTTCCGCGGCGATCCTCAACTGGGGGCCGTTCTATATCGAAACCGCGCAATCCGTGATGGACGGCAGCTGGAAGCCCGCTGACATCAAGGGCGGCATCGCCAACGACATGATCCAGATGGCGCCCTTGCTGCCGGCGATCCCGGAGGATGGCGTGGCGGCGTTCGAGGCCAGGAAGGCGGCGTTGGCGGATGGATCGTTCGCGCCGTTCCAGGGGCCGCTGCTGGATCAGGGCGGCAAGCTCAAGGTGGCGGAAGACGATGCACTTTCAAGCGAAGCGCTGATGTCGATGAACTGGTATGTGGCCGGGGTCGAGGGGGCGATCCCCAAATAG